A region of Reichenbachiella carrageenanivorans DNA encodes the following proteins:
- the purL gene encoding phosphoribosylformylglycinamidine synthase, with translation MIFIFKNTTTTYYLLQSKSDLNTVDIEKLQWLFGNAEVLSEKSLSGTFIGPRQEMITPWSTNAVEITQNMGIEGVERIEAFHTTGTFDPMLNQKYTTLNADVFIIEKQPETILDIEDIRSYNQSEGLALSEEEVIYLESVSERLGRPLTDSEVFGFSQVNSEHCRHKIFNGQFIIDGEEKSETLFKLIKKTSQAHPGQIESAYKDNVAFIKGPKIEQFAPKTQNQADYFETKDIDSVISLKAETHNFPTTVEPFNGAATGSGGEIRDRMAGGQGSIPLAGTAVYMTSYPRLEKGKNWEENIEARDWLYQTPLDILIKASNGASDFGNKFGQPVICGSVLTFEHEENGETQGFDKVIMMAGGVGYGKLSDAQKKPLTKGDKIVVMGGDNYRIGMGGSAVSSVSTGEHSNAIELNAIQRSNPEMQKRVANALRALAESDNNPIVSVHDHGAGGHLNCLSELIEDIGGQINIDQLPVGDPTLSNKEIIGNESQERMGLAIAEKDIQGLKEIADRERAPLFVAGEATGDMKFIMKHKGNDKAAMDWSLNDMFGSAPKTILKDNTLKKPYQAVSANDANFEADLKQLLQLEAVACKDWLTNKVDRSVTGRVAKQQTCGEIQLPLNNVAVMALDFVNNKGIATSIGHAPIAAIANPAKGSQLAITKALTNLIWAPLTHGLDGVSLSANWMWPTKTDGERARLYEAVEAVSEYAIALGVNIPTGKDSLSMTQKYNNGKTVDSPGTVIVSTVGEVSDIRQTVTPDIKPVADSTLIYIPLSDGAFALDGSSYGQIKNTVGTNPASSPEANYFRKAFTGVQQLIKKGQVLAGHDVSAGGLITTLLEMHFPTTQSGASLDLSALGSSLSQIAFSESPALVIQVKTGASLAALEGIQTETIGTVNLDRTFTLKTGNQQIDLDINELRDTWFKTSYLLELHQTEESNATSRFKSYKKQALQYQFPAGWTGLLSDLGLNQKRKEQSGTKAAIIREKGVNGDREMAYALHLAGFDVKDIHMTDLISGREDLSEVNMIVFVGGFSNSDVLGSAKGWAGAFLYNEKANTALKNFYARPDTLSLGVCNGCQLMMELGLVFPEIENHPKMAHNASGKFESIFLDVTIPKNDSVMLGNLSDTRLGVWVAHGEGKFQLPQAESDYTVCMKFAHEAYPGNPNGSDHNVAGVYSKDGRHLAMMPHLERSLFPWNWAHYTEQAQEITPWIQAFVNAREWVEGHK, from the coding sequence ATGATCTTTATATTCAAGAACACCACCACCACCTACTACTTACTCCAGTCAAAGTCCGACCTGAATACGGTTGACATTGAAAAACTCCAGTGGCTTTTTGGCAACGCCGAAGTGCTATCAGAAAAATCTCTTTCGGGTACCTTTATCGGGCCACGCCAAGAGATGATTACACCATGGAGTACCAACGCCGTAGAAATCACCCAAAACATGGGTATAGAAGGGGTTGAAAGAATAGAGGCGTTTCACACGACAGGGACATTCGATCCCATGTTGAACCAAAAATACACGACGCTCAATGCCGACGTTTTCATTATAGAGAAGCAGCCAGAAACAATTCTGGACATCGAAGACATCAGAAGCTATAATCAAAGTGAAGGTTTAGCCTTGAGCGAAGAAGAAGTAATTTATCTGGAAAGCGTGTCGGAGCGCTTAGGTAGACCTTTGACTGACAGCGAGGTATTCGGTTTTTCTCAAGTCAACTCTGAGCACTGCCGCCACAAGATTTTCAACGGACAATTCATCATCGATGGAGAAGAGAAATCAGAAACACTGTTTAAACTCATCAAGAAAACATCGCAAGCACACCCTGGCCAGATAGAATCTGCCTACAAGGACAACGTCGCCTTCATCAAGGGGCCTAAAATCGAACAGTTTGCACCAAAAACACAAAATCAGGCCGATTACTTCGAAACCAAGGACATCGACTCAGTCATTTCGCTCAAAGCGGAAACTCACAATTTCCCTACTACCGTAGAACCATTCAACGGCGCTGCTACTGGTTCTGGTGGAGAAATCAGAGACCGTATGGCTGGTGGTCAAGGCAGCATTCCTCTAGCAGGCACAGCCGTGTATATGACTTCATATCCACGTTTAGAAAAAGGCAAAAACTGGGAAGAAAATATTGAAGCTAGAGATTGGCTTTATCAAACACCACTAGACATCCTCATCAAAGCTTCTAACGGAGCCAGCGACTTTGGAAACAAGTTTGGACAGCCTGTCATCTGTGGTTCAGTACTTACCTTCGAGCACGAAGAGAATGGCGAAACCCAAGGATTCGACAAGGTAATCATGATGGCTGGCGGCGTGGGTTATGGCAAGTTGTCTGACGCACAGAAAAAACCATTAACCAAAGGAGACAAAATCGTGGTAATGGGAGGCGACAACTACCGAATCGGCATGGGAGGTAGCGCTGTATCATCTGTCTCTACTGGCGAGCATTCCAATGCCATCGAGCTCAATGCGATCCAACGATCTAATCCTGAAATGCAAAAAAGAGTAGCCAATGCATTAAGAGCATTAGCTGAAAGCGACAATAACCCAATCGTATCGGTACATGATCATGGAGCAGGCGGTCACTTAAACTGTCTGTCAGAATTGATCGAAGACATAGGTGGCCAGATCAACATCGACCAACTCCCTGTAGGCGACCCTACCCTATCCAACAAAGAGATCATTGGCAACGAATCTCAAGAAAGAATGGGATTGGCTATAGCCGAAAAAGACATTCAAGGACTGAAAGAAATTGCAGACCGAGAGCGCGCACCACTTTTCGTAGCTGGCGAAGCCACTGGCGACATGAAATTCATCATGAAGCACAAAGGCAACGATAAGGCAGCCATGGACTGGAGTTTAAACGATATGTTTGGATCTGCTCCAAAAACAATATTAAAAGACAACACCTTAAAAAAGCCTTACCAAGCCGTCTCAGCTAATGACGCCAATTTTGAAGCCGATTTAAAACAGCTGCTTCAGCTCGAAGCTGTCGCTTGTAAAGACTGGCTCACCAATAAAGTAGACAGGTCTGTGACAGGCCGAGTGGCCAAGCAACAAACTTGTGGCGAAATTCAGCTTCCGCTGAACAATGTAGCCGTGATGGCACTCGACTTTGTAAACAACAAAGGAATCGCAACCTCAATAGGACATGCACCTATAGCTGCCATCGCCAACCCAGCCAAAGGTTCTCAATTGGCAATCACCAAAGCACTGACCAACCTCATATGGGCACCCCTCACTCATGGGCTCGATGGCGTATCACTAAGTGCCAACTGGATGTGGCCTACTAAAACCGACGGCGAAAGAGCCCGTCTGTATGAGGCCGTAGAAGCCGTAAGTGAATACGCTATTGCACTTGGAGTAAATATCCCTACGGGAAAAGACTCTTTGTCGATGACACAGAAATACAACAACGGCAAAACGGTAGATTCTCCAGGTACAGTAATCGTCTCCACCGTAGGCGAAGTCTCTGACATACGCCAAACCGTAACCCCTGACATTAAACCTGTAGCTGATTCTACACTTATATATATACCGCTATCCGACGGAGCCTTTGCTTTAGACGGATCTAGCTATGGCCAAATTAAAAATACTGTAGGTACCAACCCTGCTAGCTCACCAGAAGCCAATTACTTCAGAAAGGCATTTACTGGCGTACAGCAACTGATTAAAAAAGGTCAAGTATTGGCCGGGCACGATGTGTCTGCAGGTGGACTGATTACGACCTTGTTGGAAATGCATTTTCCTACCACACAAAGTGGTGCTTCACTCGATTTAAGTGCACTAGGCAGCAGCCTCTCTCAGATTGCATTTAGTGAAAGTCCAGCATTAGTCATTCAGGTGAAAACTGGCGCTTCTTTAGCTGCTCTCGAAGGCATCCAAACGGAGACCATTGGCACAGTCAACCTAGACAGAACCTTCACCCTCAAAACAGGCAACCAACAAATCGATCTCGATATCAATGAATTGAGAGATACTTGGTTCAAAACATCCTATTTGCTAGAGCTACATCAAACCGAAGAAAGTAACGCCACTTCGAGATTCAAAAGCTACAAAAAGCAAGCACTACAATATCAATTCCCAGCTGGCTGGACTGGGCTTTTGAGCGACTTAGGTCTAAACCAAAAAAGAAAAGAACAATCTGGCACGAAAGCAGCCATCATTAGAGAAAAAGGCGTAAATGGAGACCGTGAAATGGCTTACGCTCTTCACCTCGCTGGATTTGATGTAAAAGACATACACATGACTGACCTGATCTCAGGAAGAGAAGATCTTTCAGAGGTAAACATGATTGTATTTGTAGGTGGCTTTTCCAATTCCGACGTACTCGGATCAGCCAAAGGCTGGGCGGGAGCCTTTTTATACAATGAAAAAGCCAATACCGCATTGAAAAACTTCTATGCCCGACCTGACACCCTCAGTTTAGGTGTATGCAATGGCTGTCAACTGATGATGGAACTAGGCTTGGTATTCCCTGAGATCGAAAACCATCCTAAAATGGCACACAATGCTTCTGGCAAATTTGAATCTATCTTTCTTGATGTAACTATCCCTAAAAATGATTCTGTAATGCTTGGTAACTTATCAGACACCAGACTTGGCGTATGGGTGGCACACGGTGAAGGCAAATTCCAACTACCACAAGCAGAAAGCGACTATACCGTTTGCATGAAATTTGCTCATGAAGCCTACCCTGGCAATCCAAATGGATCTGACCATAATGTGGCTGGCGTTTACTCCAAAGACGGCAGACACCTGGCTATGATGCCTCATCTAGAGCGCTCTCTATTCCCTTGGAACTGGGCACACTACACAGAGCAAGCACAAGAAATCACCCCATGGATTCAGGCGTTTGTAAACGCTAGAGAATGGGTAGAGGGTCACAAATAA
- a CDS encoding alpha/beta fold hydrolase, whose amino-acid sequence MKKTQHLFKYSPEFQLDYLQYGQGNQRLICFHGFGQEATIFEELSSQLTDYQIISIHLLFHGQSDRTHSSTYLQHKEWKAVLAGLLDHLNISRFSVLGYSMGGRYTISTIYAFANRVDHCLLIAPDGIVKRMSYELATFPYGPQQLFSYFMYHPKSFFSFLDLIEKTKLINPWTVKFSRSQLKEDAQRHRVFKSWITLKKLRLKQKALIALINKEKFKTHLIFGRYDRIIIPEHHQNFCDQLPSTQVSIIESAHHDLITHATDTIKQALAS is encoded by the coding sequence ATGAAGAAAACCCAACATCTCTTCAAATATTCTCCTGAATTCCAACTCGATTATCTCCAATATGGACAAGGTAACCAAAGGTTAATTTGCTTCCATGGATTTGGCCAAGAAGCTACTATATTCGAAGAGTTGTCTTCTCAATTAACAGATTATCAGATCATTAGTATTCACCTATTGTTTCATGGCCAAAGCGACAGAACCCATTCTTCCACTTACCTACAGCATAAAGAATGGAAAGCCGTTTTGGCAGGACTGTTAGATCACTTAAATATCTCTAGATTCTCCGTGTTAGGATATAGTATGGGCGGACGGTATACGATTAGTACCATTTATGCTTTTGCTAACCGAGTAGATCACTGCCTATTGATCGCACCTGACGGAATAGTAAAACGCATGTCTTATGAGCTGGCCACATTCCCATACGGCCCACAGCAGTTATTTAGCTATTTCATGTACCACCCAAAGTCCTTTTTTTCTTTTTTAGATCTCATCGAAAAAACCAAATTGATAAACCCATGGACAGTCAAGTTCTCTAGAAGCCAGCTCAAAGAAGATGCTCAAAGACATCGAGTATTCAAATCTTGGATTACACTCAAAAAACTCAGATTAAAACAAAAAGCACTAATTGCACTCATCAATAAAGAAAAATTCAAGACGCATCTAATCTTTGGTCGATATGATCGAATTATAATCCCCGAACATCACCAAAACTTTTGCGATCAGCTCCCCTCTACCCAAGTATCCATAATAGAAAGCGCCCATCATGATTTAATTACTCACGCTACAGATACGATTAAGCAAGCTTTGGCATCCTAA